In a genomic window of Nodosilinea sp. E11:
- a CDS encoding alpha/beta fold hydrolase, whose product MTVSVLPAAAAALSEPTSLDLATRVQLASVQTPLIETPIPTAYVAAEDAASSPPLLLIHGFDSSLFEFRRLLPLLAPRAWALDLLGFGFSDRTLSPDLSPGAIKLHLHSFWQQHINRPVVLVGASMGGAAAIDFALTYPDAVAGLVLIDAAGFAAGPAMGNLMVPPLDSWATAFLRNPRVRRSISRQAYFDKAFVTADAELCAALHLLCPGWKESLIAFTKSGGYNFLTAKISQIACPTLVVWGEQDKILGTKDARRFEQAIADCELVWVAQCGHVPHLEKPEATAAAIAAFVARLT is encoded by the coding sequence ATGACTGTGTCTGTGCTGCCTGCCGCTGCCGCTGCCCTGAGCGAACCAACCTCCCTCGACCTAGCGACGAGAGTGCAGCTAGCGTCCGTCCAAACTCCATTGATTGAGACTCCCATTCCCACAGCCTACGTGGCCGCCGAGGATGCCGCCAGTTCACCACCGCTGCTGCTGATCCACGGGTTTGACAGCTCGCTGTTTGAGTTTCGCCGCCTGCTGCCCCTGCTCGCCCCCCGCGCTTGGGCATTGGATTTATTGGGATTTGGGTTTAGCGATCGCACCCTCAGCCCCGATCTCTCCCCTGGGGCAATCAAGCTTCACCTGCACAGCTTTTGGCAACAGCACATCAACCGCCCTGTGGTGCTGGTGGGGGCCTCCATGGGCGGGGCCGCCGCCATCGACTTTGCCCTCACCTATCCCGATGCCGTAGCTGGGCTGGTGCTGATCGACGCCGCCGGGTTTGCCGCTGGGCCAGCCATGGGCAACCTGATGGTGCCGCCGCTCGATAGCTGGGCCACGGCCTTTTTGCGCAACCCTAGGGTACGGCGCAGCATTAGCCGCCAGGCCTACTTCGACAAAGCCTTTGTCACCGCCGACGCCGAACTGTGCGCTGCCCTGCACCTACTGTGCCCCGGCTGGAAAGAATCGCTGATTGCCTTCACCAAAAGCGGGGGCTACAACTTTTTGACCGCCAAAATTTCGCAGATTGCCTGCCCTACCCTGGTGGTCTGGGGTGAGCAGGACAAGATCTTGGGCACTAAAGACGCGCGGCGGTTTGAACAGGCGATCGCCGACTGCGAGCTAGTCTGGGTAGCCCAGTGCGGCCACGTGCCCCACTTGGAAAAGCCTGAGGCAACGGCAGCGGCGATCGCCGCCTTTGTGGCTCGGCTAACCTAA
- a CDS encoding TIGR02281 family clan AA aspartic protease produces MLGSLAWSLGGCSLAQGQRPTTTADSLSGEAGESALSVQAAPPAKVATSPPSAPATDTFREAVNRATNAVAIGQSAQSTADWQLAASRWQQAIALMEQVPSSSPNYAQARTKVQEYKQHLAAAQRSATDNILAAPAPDLASPALPAGLAAQIPIQRRQGGTPVVAVTLRGTGGTQTFPMLFDTGATGTLITPEMAQAVGVAIVGETQARIADGSVVKLPIGYVDALELGGLRREKIRVAIGGSYGLLGQDIYGQYGIAIGSHMIHLHK; encoded by the coding sequence ATGCTCGGGAGTCTGGCCTGGAGTTTGGGGGGCTGTAGCCTCGCCCAGGGTCAGCGACCAACGACAACCGCCGATAGTCTGTCAGGGGAAGCTGGCGAGTCAGCTCTCTCAGTGCAAGCCGCCCCCCCGGCTAAAGTAGCCACCTCGCCCCCGTCAGCACCCGCTACCGATACGTTCCGCGAAGCCGTGAATCGGGCCACCAACGCCGTCGCCATCGGTCAGTCAGCCCAGTCAACAGCCGATTGGCAGCTAGCGGCTAGCCGGTGGCAACAGGCGATCGCCCTGATGGAGCAAGTTCCCAGCAGCAGCCCCAACTATGCCCAGGCCCGAACCAAGGTCCAAGAATACAAACAACACCTGGCCGCTGCCCAGCGTAGCGCCACCGACAACATCCTTGCAGCCCCGGCCCCGGACCTGGCCAGCCCAGCACTACCGGCTGGGCTGGCCGCTCAAATTCCCATTCAGCGCCGCCAGGGGGGCACGCCCGTAGTGGCCGTTACCCTCCGGGGCACAGGCGGTACTCAGACCTTCCCAATGCTGTTTGACACAGGCGCAACCGGTACTTTAATCACCCCGGAGATGGCCCAAGCAGTAGGCGTGGCCATAGTAGGCGAGACCCAGGCCAGAATTGCCGACGGCAGCGTGGTAAAGCTGCCCATTGGCTATGTAGACGCCCTAGAACTAGGCGGCCTGCGGCGCGAGAAGATTAGGGTAGCGATCGGCGGCAGCTATGGCCTACTCGGCCAAGACATCTACGGCCAGTACGGCATCGCTATCGGCTCTCACATGATTCACTTACATAAGTAA
- the carA gene encoding glutamine-hydrolyzing carbamoyl-phosphate synthase small subunit, which translates to MVFPDAPPAVLVLADGSVFRGWSFGAPGTVMGEVVFNTGMTGYQEVMTDPSYCGQIVTFTYPELGNTGVNPDDEESSRPHITGAIARNICEIPSNWRSTQSLPNYLKTHKIPGIFGIDTRSLTRKLRTVGAMNGAISTTVLDPEELLRQLQDAPSMAGLNLVDQVTTDQAYEWTEITDAAWEFGPTAQPPGEAAPLTVVAVDFGVKRNILRRLASYGCRVVVVPASTTPEQIMSYQPDGIFLSNGPGDPAAVTKAPELVQALLDYALPTFGICMGHQILGLSLGASTFKLPFGHRGLNQPCGLERQVEITSQNHGFALDAASIPNDAVTVTHLNLNDQTVAGLAHKTLPLFSVQYHPEASPGPHDADYLFAKFVDTMRTHRQQRLPV; encoded by the coding sequence ATGGTTTTTCCTGATGCCCCTCCAGCCGTGCTGGTTTTAGCCGATGGTTCGGTGTTTCGCGGTTGGTCGTTTGGGGCACCGGGCACCGTAATGGGCGAGGTGGTTTTCAATACTGGCATGACTGGATATCAAGAAGTCATGACTGACCCCAGCTACTGCGGCCAGATTGTCACCTTTACCTACCCAGAGCTGGGCAATACCGGTGTAAACCCCGATGATGAGGAGTCGAGTCGCCCTCACATCACCGGTGCGATCGCCCGTAATATTTGCGAAATCCCCAGCAACTGGCGCTCTACCCAGTCGCTGCCCAACTACCTCAAGACCCACAAAATTCCCGGCATTTTTGGTATTGACACCCGCTCCCTTACCCGTAAGCTGCGTACGGTGGGAGCCATGAACGGGGCCATTTCGACTACCGTGCTCGATCCTGAAGAACTGCTGCGTCAGCTTCAGGATGCGCCTTCCATGGCGGGTCTAAATTTGGTTGATCAAGTCACCACCGACCAGGCCTACGAGTGGACTGAGATTACCGATGCGGCCTGGGAGTTTGGCCCGACAGCACAGCCTCCGGGTGAGGCAGCCCCTCTGACGGTGGTGGCCGTTGACTTTGGGGTAAAGCGCAATATTCTGCGCCGCTTGGCCAGCTATGGTTGCCGCGTGGTGGTGGTGCCCGCCAGTACTACGCCAGAGCAAATTATGAGCTACCAACCCGACGGCATTTTTCTCTCTAATGGTCCTGGCGACCCGGCGGCGGTGACCAAGGCTCCCGAACTGGTGCAGGCATTGTTAGACTACGCGCTGCCCACCTTTGGCATTTGCATGGGTCACCAGATTTTAGGCCTCTCTCTGGGGGCCTCGACCTTTAAGCTGCCGTTTGGCCACCGGGGCCTAAATCAGCCTTGCGGTCTAGAACGCCAGGTTGAGATTACTAGCCAAAACCACGGCTTTGCCCTCGACGCCGCCTCTATTCCTAATGATGCGGTGACGGTAACCCATCTGAATTTGAATGATCAGACCGTAGCGGGGTTAGCTCACAAGACGCTGCCGCTATTCTCGGTGCAGTACCACCCTGAGGCGAGCCCTGGCCCCCATGACGCTGACTACCTGTTTGCCAAGTTCGTAGATACCATGCGAACCCACCGCCAGCAGCGTTTGCCAGTTTAA
- a CDS encoding STAS domain-containing protein, protein MAESLTLTVSLRGTRDVRGTYQLFRLTGLLDAFSEPAFRKVMSKYVEAGPKNIILDLATIDFVDSSGLGALVQLVKKATTEGGTVQVVTNPRVTQTVKLVRLEKFLSLQPSVDDAIANLETPPSE, encoded by the coding sequence ATCGCTGAATCTCTAACCCTGACCGTAAGCTTACGAGGCACCCGCGATGTCAGGGGAACCTATCAACTTTTTCGCCTCACGGGTTTGCTAGACGCGTTCTCAGAACCTGCCTTTCGTAAGGTGATGTCTAAGTACGTTGAAGCAGGGCCGAAAAATATCATCTTGGATTTAGCAACTATTGACTTTGTCGATAGTTCGGGTCTTGGTGCACTGGTGCAGTTGGTGAAAAAGGCCACCACTGAGGGCGGTACCGTACAAGTGGTAACTAACCCTCGGGTGACCCAGACCGTTAAGCTAGTGCGGTTAGAGAAGTTTTTGTCGCTACAGCCCTCGGTGGATGATGCGATCGCCAACCTCGAAACCCCGCCCAGTGAATAG